A genomic window from Papaver somniferum cultivar HN1 unplaced genomic scaffold, ASM357369v1 unplaced-scaffold_15, whole genome shotgun sequence includes:
- the LOC113335669 gene encoding PKS-NRPS hybrid synthetase CHGG_01239-like, with protein MEEVPMEVETGGDIELFDPRKEYCATSLQNWGEEEDVLVNPEHEKRATEVLKIDMADQFVTDQVFNTRDEMIAWCQDVGRQNHMIVVTAKSEKPVPGRKTRITLGCERGGVFRHHTKKDQALLEFPGRTLAPTVRARKHTGTKKCGCPFTLKGVWQPDDKWKVKVECGEHNHALESTVVGHSFAGRLRDDEKQLLKDMIRSGIKPKEVLTTLKKRSKGTNKSTMRTIYNARAHLRMTEMEGRSEMQQVMKLLEEYHYVEWHIKDEETDEVQDVIWSHPDSIQLAKSFPSVLMINSTYRTSRYHMPLSEIIGVTSTGKTFTVAFLFMKAEIEERYTWALNQLKTIYEPNALPSVFVTSGVTALVGAIKTVFAKADHILCTFQISRTIMVSCKHEFHNNEYSDSFLKDWENLMQSETPVAFDEGFASFESKWINYPTCVQYLRDNWLGLKEHFVSAWTNKVKHYGYTTTKTIAGAHEKTSRMLGSSQGTFVSCWTEIHSSITNEITTVKESLVDSLISVKPSHNLPILKDLKNNVSHLALEMLVAERSRGQSIDISGSSCECSIRFTHGLPCAHEIKQFEHEGRSIALSDIDPHWRKLVAVPAPIMPRNPDNLPEFDLFKQKWEISSETERLTMLKKLKEIITPSTTGLVFHSPSANDPVAT; from the coding sequence ATGGAAGAAGTTCCAATGGAGGTTGAGACTGGTGGAGACATTGAATTATTTGATCCACGGAAAGAATATTGTGCAACTAGTCTGCAGAATTGGGGCGAAGAGGAAGATGTGTTGGTGAATCCCGAGCATGAGAAACGTGCAACGGAGGTTTTAAAAATCGATATGGCGGATCAGTTTGTCACTGATCAGGTGTTTAATACACGTGATGAAATGATTGCGTGGTGTCAAGATGTTGGCAGACAAAATCATATGATAGTTGTGACTGCAAAGTCTGAGAAACCAGTACCGGGAAGAAAGACAAGGATTACATTGGGTTGCGAGAGGGGTGGTGTGTTCCGTCACCATACAAAGAAAGACCAGgcattgcttgaatttccggggAGGACGTTAGCGCCAACGGTGCGGGCAAGAAAACACACTGGGACAAAGAAGTGTGGTTGTCCATTCACCCTTAAAGGAGTCTGGCAACCAGATGATAAATGGAAGGTTAAGGTAGAATGTGGAGAACACAACCATGCATTAGAAAGCACCGTAGTTGGTCACTCGTTCGCAGGTCGTCTGAGGGACGATGAGAAGCAACTGCTGAAAGATATGATAAGAAGTGGCATTAAGCCAAAAGAAGTACTTACCACACTTAAGAAAAGGAGCAAAGGTACTAACAAGTCTACCATGAGAACCATCTACAATGCAAGGGCGCATTTGAGAATGACCGAGATGGAGGGGAGGTCTGAAATGCAGCAGGTTATGAAGCTTCTGGAGGAGTATCACTATGTGGAATGGCACATTAAGGACGAGGAAACTGATGAGGTGCAAGACGTAATTTGGAGCCATCCAGATTCTATACAGTTGGCAAAGAGTTTTCCTTCAGTATTGATGATCAATTCCACGTACAGGACGAGTCGGTACCATATGCCTCTTTCCGAGATCATAGGGGTCACGTCAACTGGTAAGACATTCACTGTTGCTTTTCTCTTTATGAAAGCCGAAATAGAAGAGCGATACACATGGGCTTTGAACCAGTTGAAGACGATTTATGAACCCAATGCATTGCCTTCTGTATTTGTGACAAGTGGTGTTACTGCTCTGGTTGGTGCAATCAAAACCGTATTCGCAAAAGCAGATCACATTCTTTGCACCTTCCAGATTTCAAGGACCATAATGGTTAGCTGCAAACACGAGTTCCACAACAACGAATACTCTGACAGTTTTCTGAAGGATTGGGAAAACCTGATGCAGTCTGAGACTCCTGTTGCTTTTGATGAAGGATTTGCATCATTTGAGAGTAAATGGATCAACTACCCCACATGTGTTCAATACCTGCGGGACAATTGGTTAGGTCTGAAGGAGCACTTTGTCTCTGCTTGGACGAATAAGGTAAAGCATTATGGTTACACAACCACAAAAACTATCGCGGGTGCACATGAGAAAACAAGTAGGATGCTTGGATCGTCACAAGGAACTTTTGTCTCATGCTGGACGGAAATCCACAGCTCGATCACCAATGAGATTACAACTGTGAAGGAATCCTTGGTAGATAGCTTAATATCAGTGAAACCATCACATAATTTACCAATCTTGAAGGATTTGAAGAATAATGTTTCTCATCTAGCACTAGAGATGCTAGTAGCAGAGCGTTCTCGAGGTCAGTCCATTGACATCAGTGGTTCATCTTGTGAGTGTTCCATACGGTTTACTCATGGATTACCTTGTGCACATGAGATAAAACAATTTGAGCACGAGGGTCGATCGATTGCGTTATCTGATATTGACCCACACTGGAGAAAACTTGTAGCTGTGCCTGCTCCAATCATGCCTCGCAATCCAGATAACCTTCCGGAGTTTGATTTATTTAAACAGAAGTGGGAAATATCATCAGAGACAGAACGCCTTACAATGTTGAAAAAGCTGAAAGAGATTATTACACCCTCAACAACAGGGCTTGTGTTTCATTCCCCTTCAGCAAATGATCCCGTCGCTACCTGA